Proteins from a single region of Hordeum vulgare subsp. vulgare chromosome 6H, MorexV3_pseudomolecules_assembly, whole genome shotgun sequence:
- the LOC123402118 gene encoding protoheme IX farnesyltransferase, mitochondrial-like — MWRGGAIAASAARALRSRMLGDPVHHPSTAILPIPSARAASSAPSAASPAPIVAEAAAASVAVSSGARSASDVLRHYGACYWELSKARLSALVVATSGAGYVLGSGSIVDIAGLCYTCTGTMMVAASANTLNQVFEIKNDAKMKRTMRRPLPSGRISPVHATMWATTVGAAGTALLACKANDLAAGLAASNLILYAFVYTPLKQIHPVNTWVGAVVGAIPPLLGWAAAASEVSLNSMILPAALYFWQLPHFMALAYLCRDDYLAGGYRMLSFADPTGKRTAWVSLRNCLYMLPLGLFAYNWGLTSEWFSFEASLLTTGLAIGALSFVLAPSHKSARRMFHGSLLYLPALMAGLILHRLPNEQKEHNHIHQTSEIAGVLRGTELWDEEGGRQKREDAKHSRRAQSRPPVAYASVAPFPFLPVPVYVSPQAHEF; from the exons atgtggAGAGGCGGCGCCATCGCCGCCTCCGCCGCGAGGGCTCTCCGCTCGCGCATGCTCGGCGACCCCGTCCACCACCCCTCCACGGCCATTCTCCCAATCCCTTCGGcgcgcgccgcctcctcggcACCCTCTGCTGCCTCCCCTGCGCCCATCGTCGCTGAAGCGGCGGCCGCCTCGGTGGCTGTTTCTTCGGGGGCCAGATCCGCCTCCGACGTGCTGCGGCACTACGGGGCGTGCTACTGGGAGCTCTCCAAAGCCCGCCTCAG TGCACTTGTTGTGGCAACATCGGGGGCTGGATATGTGCTCGGGAGTGGCAGCATTGTAGACATTGCTGGACTTTGCTACACGTGCACTGGCACCATGATGGTTGCAGCATCTGCCAACACTCTCAACCAG GTGTTTGAGATAAAGAATGATGCTAAAATGAAAAGGACAATGCGACGGCCCCTACCATCAGGGCGTATTAGTCCTGTGCATGCTACCATGTGGGCTACAACTGTTGGAGCTGCAGGAACAGCATTATTGGCTTGCAAG GCTAATGACTTAGCTGCTGGGCTTGCAGCATCCAATCTCATTCTGTATGCATTTGTATACACTCCACTGAAGCAAATACACCCTGTCAATACATGGGTGGGAGCAGTTGTTGGCGCCATTCCGCCACTTCTAGG GTGGGCAGCAGCAGCATCTGAAGTGTCACTCAACTCTATGATTCTGCCGGCTGCTTTGTACTTTTGGCAGTTACCACATTTCATGGCCCTTGCGTACTTGTGCCGCGACGACTACCTTGCTGGAGG GTACCGAATGCTCTCCTTTGCTGATCCTACTGGTAAGAGAACTGCATGGGTTTCACTCAGAAATTGTCTCTACATGCTGCCGTTGGGGTTATTCGCATATAACT GGGGGCTAACATCCGAATGGTTCAGTTTTGAAGCATCGCTTCTAACGACGGGCCTTGCCATTGGAGCCTTATCATTTGTGCTGGCTCCTAGTCACAAGAGTGCGAGAAGAATGTTCCATGGCAGTCTCTTGTATCTTCCTGCTTTGATGGCTGGACTTATATTGCATCGGCTGCCTAATGAACAGAAGGAGCATAACCACATCCATCAGACCAGCGAGATCGCCGGGGTTCTCCGTGGCACCGAGCTGTGGGACGAAGAAGGAGGTAGACAGAAACGGGAAGACGCGAAACATTCTCGTCGTGCTCAATCACGCCCTCCAGTTGCCTATGCTTCTGTAGCCCCATTCCCCTTCTTGCCTGTGCCTGTGTACGTCTCTCCACAAGCTCATGAGTTTTGA